A single region of the Silene latifolia isolate original U9 population chromosome 8, ASM4854445v1, whole genome shotgun sequence genome encodes:
- the LOC141597358 gene encoding GDP-fucose transporter 1: MVPIKLDASKQYYATSSLVIGYALCSSLLAVINKFAITYFNYPGLLTALQYLTSALSVWVLGKFGFLHHDPFTLANAKKFLPAALVFYLAIFTNTNLLRHANVDTFIVFRSCTPLLVAIADTLFRKQPLPSKLTFMSLLIILGGAFGYVATDSGFTLTAYSWALAYLVTITSEMVYIKHMVTNLGLNTWGLVLYNNLLSLMIAPVFWVLTGEYSEVFGTLASSNEGDWFDSTAFYAVSLSCVFGLLISFFGFAARKAISATAFTVTGVVNKFLTVVINVMIWDKHASLFGLVCLLLTIVGGVLYQQSVTGASVPVAVSKHSDSESSDIENFIKDDEKDISGKISGV; this comes from the coding sequence ATGGTTCCAATTAAATTAGATGCTTCAAAGCAATATTATGCTACAAGCAGTCTTGTGATCGGTTACGCTCTTTGTTCAAGTTTACTAGCTGTGATTAACAAGTTTGCAATCACCTATTTTAATTACCCTGGATTATTAACTGCATTGCAGTATTTAACCTCAGCATTAAGTGTATGGGTTTTAGGGAAATTCGGGTTTTTGCATCATGATCCCTTCACACTTGCTAATGCCAAGAAATTCTTGCCTGCTGCATTGGTGTTTTATCTTGCTATTTTTACCAACACAAATCTGCTTCGCCACGCTAATGTCGATACATTCATTGTGTTTCGATCTTGTACTCCCTTATTGGTTGCTATTGCTGATACCTTGTTTAGGAAACAGCCCTTACCTTCTAAGTTGACCTTTATGTCATTGTTGATTATTTTGGGTGGTGCTTTTGGGTATGTTGCTACTGATTCGGGTTTTACATTGACCGCATATTCGTGGGCATTGGCTTATTTGGTGACCATTACTTCCGAAATGGTTTACATCAAGCATATGGTGACAAATCTAGGGCTGAACACTTGGGGTTTGGTGCTCTATAACAACTTACTATCCTTAATGATAGCGCCTGTGTTTTGGGTTCTAACCGGGGAGTATTCTGAGGTTTTTGGTACTTTGGCTTCTTCAAATGAAGGGGATTGGTTTGATTCTACTGCGTTCTACGCTGTTTCTTTGTCTTGTGTTTTCGGGTTGTTGATTAGCTTTTTTGGGTTTGCGGCTCGAAAGGCTATTTCAGCCACTGCTTTTACTGTCACCGGAGTTGTGAACAAGTTTCTGACAGTCGTCATCAATGTAATGATTTGGGATAAGCATGCTAGTCTGTTTGGGTTGGTTTGTTTGCTTCTGACGATTGTTGGTGGCGTACTTTATCAGCAATCGGTTACCGGAGCTAGTGTTCCCGTGGCTGTGTCTAAGCATAGTGATAGTGAAAGTAGTGATATTGAGAATTTTATTAAGGATGATGAGAAGGACATTTCAGGCAAGATATCGGGTGTATGA
- the LOC141597356 gene encoding protein argonaute PNH1-like, with protein MPNRPLRDPELKHMISKKPVENIVIQPERKKEDKRFAKSPGERLDDTPKNVKRRRGRRKPKCAAVEDIPNGNKLELHVEPPSLNKTIVFQKRPGFGQIGTKCVVKANYFLAELSRSDLCQYCVTITPEVNSSKLNKAIMAQLVKLHRESDLGTRLPVYDGKRNLYTAGLLPFTTKEFKVMLVDECEGFELTKKNEFMVRIEFVGFTRMDALHDLLAGKQVKAPQEALTVIDTVLRELASKRYSPFGRLFYSPNIQKPHQLGGGLHSWRGFYQSIKPTQMGLALNIDMSASAFIEPLPVIEFVAQVLGKDVRTRPLSDADSVKVKKALRGIKVEVTHRGNVRRKYRISGLSARPTRELIFPVDEQMNMKSVIEYFQEVYGYTIQYPLLPCLQVGNQKKVNYLPMEACKIVEGQRYTRRLNDKQIASLLKVTCRRPSEQEADILQTVHQNNYNQDSHMQEFGINIDDKMTTVEARVLPAPWLKYHDSGKEKQHLPQLGQWNMINKKVINGSTVNNWACINFSRTVPETSARGFCRQLVQMCQVSGMEFNPEPVIPIHSARPDQVKKALKYILSSAASKLEGKELELVIAILPDNNGSLYGDLKRICETDLGLISQCCLTKYVLKVSRQYLANLSLKINVKMGGRNTVLMDALSLRIPMVSDIPTIIFGADVTHPERGEDSSPSIAAVVASQDWPEVTKYAGMVSAQAHRQEIIQDLFKTSHDPQQGTVNGGMIRELLLSFKRATGQKPLRIIFYRDGVSDGQFYHVLLYELDAIRKACASLEPGYQPPVTFVIVQKRNHTRLLPNNHSDKKSTDKSGNILPGTVVDSKICHPTDFDFYLCSHAGIQGTSRPAHYNVLWDENNFTADEIQSLTNNLCYTYARCTRSVSVVPPAYYAHLAAYRARFYMEPDHSDNGRSTNGQCVRQLPELKDKVKNVMFYC; from the exons ATGCCGAACCGGCCATTGAGAGACCCGGAACTGAAACATATGATCTCCAAAAAGCCTGTGGAGAACATAGTGATTCAACCGGAACGTAAGAAGGAAGATAAGAGGTTTGCTAAGAGTCCCGGGGAGAGATTAGACGACACTCCGAAAAATGTCAAGAGAAGGAGAGGGAGAAGAAAGCCTAAATGTGCTGCTGTGGAAGATATACCTAATGGAAATAAGCTTGAGTTGCATGTTGAGCCGCCTTCATTGAACAAGACGATTGTGTTCCAAAAGCGGCCGGGTTTTGGTCAGATTGGTACTAAATGTGTTGTTAAGGCGAATTATTTTCTTGCTGAGCTTTCTAGGTCGGATTTATGTCAATATTGT GTTACTATCACGCCGGAAGTTAATTCAAGTAAACTGAACAAAGCTATAATGGCTCAGCTGGTTAAACTTCATAGGGAAAGTGATTTGGGAACAAGGCTTCCTGTGTATGACGGAAAGAGAAATCTGTACACTGCCGGATTACTACCATTTACGACGAAAGAATTTAAAGTTATGTTGGTTGATGAATGCGAAGGATTTGAATTAACAAA GAAGAATGAATTCATGGTGAGAATCGAGTTTGTTGGTTTTACTAGAATGGATGCACTACACGATCTGCTCGCTGGTAAACAAGTTAAGGCGCCTCAAGAAGCACTTACTGTGATTGATACTGTCTTAAGGGAGCTTGCATCGAAGAG GTATTCACCATTTGGAAGATTATTCTATTCTCCAAACATCCAAAAGCCTCATCAACTTGGTGGCGGTTTGCACTCATGGCGCGGCTTCTATCAAAGTATCAAACCCACACAAATGGGGCTGGCCCTGAACATTG ATATGTCTGCAAGCGCTTTCATTGAACCACTCCCAGTCATTGAGTTTGTTGCTCAAGTGCTGGGGAAGGATGTACGAACACGCCCATTGTCTGATGCTGATTCTGTCAAG GTTAAGAAAGCACTTAGAGGCATCAAAGTCGAAGTTACTCACAGAGGAAATGTACGCAGAAAGTATCGCATTTCAGGATTGTCAGCACGGCCTACAAGAGAGCTAAT TTTCCCAGTTGATGAGCAAATGAACATGAAGTCGGTGATTGAATACTTCCAGGAAGTGTATGGATATACTATACAATATCCCCTTCTTCCTTGCCTTCAAGTAGGGAACCAGAAGAAGGTGAACTATTTGCCAATGGAAGCATGCAAAATAGTTGAAGGCCAGAGATATACTCGTAGATTGAACGACAAGCAAATAGCTTCCCTACTTAAAGTTACGTGTAGACGACCATCTGAGCAGGAAGCCGACATTTTGCAG ACAGTTCATCAAAATAACTACAACCAAGATTCTCATATGCAAGAGTTCGGCATCAACATAGATGATAAGATGACAACAGTCGAGGCTAGAGTTCTTCCTGCTCCATGG TTGAAGTATCAtgattctgggaaagaaaaacaACACCTACCTCAGCTTGGCCAGTGGAACATGATAAACAAG AAAGTGATTAATGGAAGCACAGTGAATAACTGGGCATGCATCAATTTCTCAAGAACCGTGCCAGAGACTTCTGCTCGTGGATTTTGTCGCCAGTTGGTTCAGATGTGTCAAGTCTCTGGGATG GAATTCAACCCTGAACCTGTAATTCCCATTCATTCCGCACGACCAGATCAGGTGAAGAAGGCCTTGAAATATATTTTAAGCTCTGCTGCAAGTAAGCTTGAGGGCAAGGAGCTCGAATTAGTTATTGCCATTCTGCCAGACAATAATGGCTCGCTGTATG GTGATCTGAAACGCATCTGTGAAACGGATTTAGGACTGATTTCACAGTGCTGCCTTACAAAATATGTCCTGAAAGTTTCCAGGCAATACCTGGCAAATCTATCTTTGAAAATCAATGTGAAG ATGGGAGGAAGGAATACCGTCCTTATGGATGCTTTAAGTTTAAGAATCCCAATGGTGAGTGACATCCCGACAATCATTTTTGGTGCTGATGTTACTCATCCTGAAAGAGGAGAAGACTCAAGTCCATCTATTGCTGCT GTAGTCGCGTCTCAAGATTGGCCAGAAGTAACGAAATATGCTGGTATGGTCTCTGCCCAGGCGCACAGACAAGAAATCATTCAAGATCTGTTCAAAACTTCTCACGACCCACAGCAAGGAACGGTCAATGGAGGAATGATCAG AGAGTTGTTGCTTTCGTTCAAAAGGGCTACCGGACAAAAGCCACTGAGAATTATCTTTTACAG GGATGGTGTAAGTGATGGGCAATTCTACCATGTTCTACTTTATGAACTTGATGCCATAAGAAAG GCATGTGCGTCACTGGAACCTGGTTATCAACCTCCCGTGACATTTGTCATAGTCCAGAAGCGTAACCACACTCGACTCCTTCCTAACAATCACAGCGACAAGAAAAGCACCGATAAGAGCGGGAATATATTGCCTG GCACAGTGGTTGATTCTAAAATCTGTCATCCAACTGATTTTGACTTCTACCTTTGCAGTCATGCTGGGATTCAG GGAACCAGCAGACCTGCTCATTACAATGTTCTTTGGGACGAAAATAATTTCACAGCCGATGAAATACAGTCTCTGACAAATAACCTTTGTTACAC GTATGCTCGGTGCACTAGATCTGTCTCAGTTG TCCCTCCAGCATATTATGCGCATCTAGCAGCTTACAGAGCGAGGTTTTACATGGAACCCGATCATTCAGACAACGGGCGCTCAACCAACGGCCAATGTGTACGCCAATTGCCGGAGTTGAAGGACAAGGTCAAGAATGTGATGTTTTACTGCTAA